The following is a genomic window from Crossiella equi.
CCGCTCGTACTCGACCACGGCCAGGATCGGGTTGATCGCCCCGCACAGCACGCCGCCGACCGCCATGGTCACCAGCAGCACCGGCAGGCCCGGTTCCAGTGCGAACACCACCAGCCGGGGCGCGCCGACGAGGAGGAACACCGCGGTGAAGACCGGCCAGCGCGGCAGCCTCGGGCCGAGCCAGGCGTAGACCAGCGTGCCCAGGGCCGCGCCGCCGCCGAAGATGCCGCTGAGCAGGCCCAGCGCGACGGAGCTGTCCAGGACGTCCTTGGCGTAGAGGGGCAGCAGCACCGAGCTGAAGGCGATGTCGAACATGTTGGTCAGGCTGAGCATGAGCGTGATGCCCGCGATGAGGCGGTCCCGGCGCAGGTAGGACAGGCCGGTGCGCAGGTCGGCGAGGTAGCCGCGCAGCCCGGCGCCCCGGGAGGCCGCCCCGCCGCCCGCCGGGACGAACAGGGCGACCAGCGCGGCGGAGAGCAGGAAGGTGCCCGCGTCCACGAGCAGCACCTCCGCCGCCCCGGTGACCGCGATGAGCACCCCGGCCAGGGGCGCGCCGAACATGCGGGCCAGCCGGGACACCCCGTCGGTGGCCGAGGCCGCGCGTTCGATGGGCGTGCCGCCGAGCGCGGCCAGGACCGGGACGACGGTGGCGCGCGCGGTGTCCCCGGGCGCGCGGGTGAGCCCGAGCAGCACGGCCAGGGCCAGCAGCTGCCAGAACGCCAGGCCCGCGGTGAGGTGCAGCAGCGGGATGGCGGCCACCGCGAGGGCGGCGAGCAGGTCGGAGAGCACGCTGGCGCGGCGGGCACCAAGGCGGGCCACGGCCGGTCCGGCCAGGACCGAGGAGGCGACCACGGCGGCGAACTCCACGCCCGCGACCAGGCCGGTCTGGACCGTGCTGCCGGTGGTCTCCAGCACGAACCAGGGGATGGCCAGGAAGGTCATCGTGGTGCCGCACACCGAGATGGCGTTGGCGGCGAAGACCGCGAGCAGGGGCGCGCGGCGGCGTAAGGCGGGTTCGGCGGTGGTGGTCACTTCTCCCCCTCGGGTGCACGGGTGCGCGGGAAGGCCTGCCACTGGAGGGTCACCGGGGTGTCGTCCTCGGCGCGCGGCCGCTCGTAGCGGTCGAGCAGGGCCTCCAGGTCGGCGTTGAGCCGGGTGAGCTCCTCGGGCCGCAGCCACATGAGCCGGTCGGCCAGCGCGGCGGCGCGCAGCCACTCCTCCGGCCACTGCTCGCTGGTGCGCAGGAACTCGGTGGTCTTGCGATGGTGGATGTCGGCGACTCCGTGGAGGAAGACGCCCAGCACCTCGCGCGCGGCCGGGTCGTCCCGGTGGTCGGCGAGGTCGAACTCGGTGTACCGGTGCCGGGCGCGCCACCACCGGTCCCGTTTGGTCCCCCGGTCGGGGTCCTCTTCGATGAAGCCGTGTTCGGCGAGCTGCCGCAGGTGCCAGCTGGTGGTGCCGGAGCTCTCCCCCAGCCGCGCGGCCAGCCCGGAGGCGGTGGCGGGGCCCTCGGCCCGCAGCAGCCCCAGGATCTGAATCCGCAGCGGGTGCGCGAGCCCCCGCAACGTGCGCGCGTCGAGCCGCGTCGACCATTCCCAGTCCTCACTCACCCGGGTGAACATACAACCGCCAAGAACTCTCTGCAAAGACTTCTTGGCGGTTCTTGTCGGTTACCCGTGGCAGGCTGTGCCGGGTGAGCGCCCCTCTCGTCCTCATCGACGCCGCCAGCCTGTGGTTCCGCGCCTTCTACGCGGTGCCGGAGTCCATGACCGCGCCGGACGGCACCCCGGTGAACGCGGTCCGCGGCTTCACCGACATGGTCGCCCGGCTCATCACCGACCGCCGCCCGTCCCGCCTGGTCGCCTGCCTGGACGCGGACTGGCGCCCGGACTTCCGGGTCAAGGCGCTGCCCAGCTACAAGGCCCACCGGGTGGCCGAGGACGGCGATGGCGCGGAGGAGGAGGTCCCGGACACGCTGACCCCGCAGGTCCCGGTGATCCTGGACGTGCTGGACGCGGCGGGCATCGCCACCGCCGAGGCGGTCGGCTACGAGGCCGACGACGTGATCGGCGCCCTGGCCTTCGCCGAGACGAAGGACCCGGTCGAGGTCGTCACCGGCGACCGCGACCTGTTCCAGCTGGTCCGCGACACCCCGGTCCCGGTCCGCGTGGTCTACGTGGGCAAGGGCATCGCCAAGGCCGAGGTCTTCGGCCCGGAGGAGCTGGCCGCCAAGTACGCCATCCCGGCCGCCACGGCGGGCGAGTCCTACGCCGCGATGGCCATCCTGCGGGGCGACCCGAGCGACGGCCTGCCGGGCGTGGCGGGCATCGGCGAGAAGACCGCGGCCAAGCTCATCACCCAGTTCGGCACCCTGGACAACCTGCTGACGGCCGTCGACGACCCAATGGACCGGGTGCTGACCACGCGCCTGCGCGCCAACCTCACCGCGGCGGCCGACTACCTGGCCGCGGCCCCCACGGTCGTCCTGTCGGCCA
Proteins encoded in this region:
- a CDS encoding 5'-3' exonuclease, with the protein product MSAPLVLIDAASLWFRAFYAVPESMTAPDGTPVNAVRGFTDMVARLITDRRPSRLVACLDADWRPDFRVKALPSYKAHRVAEDGDGAEEEVPDTLTPQVPVILDVLDAAGIATAEAVGYEADDVIGALAFAETKDPVEVVTGDRDLFQLVRDTPVPVRVVYVGKGIAKAEVFGPEELAAKYAIPAATAGESYAAMAILRGDPSDGLPGVAGIGEKTAAKLITQFGTLDNLLTAVDDPMDRVLTTRLRANLTAAADYLAAAPTVVLSATDAPVRHYRPDPLPASPADPERFAALGRRWGIDRSLDRLLKALRDNNS
- a CDS encoding MFS transporter gives rise to the protein MTTTAEPALRRRAPLLAVFAANAISVCGTTMTFLAIPWFVLETTGSTVQTGLVAGVEFAAVVASSVLAGPAVARLGARRASVLSDLLAALAVAAIPLLHLTAGLAFWQLLALAVLLGLTRAPGDTARATVVPVLAALGGTPIERAASATDGVSRLARMFGAPLAGVLIAVTGAAEVLLVDAGTFLLSAALVALFVPAGGGAASRGAGLRGYLADLRTGLSYLRRDRLIAGITLMLSLTNMFDIAFSSVLLPLYAKDVLDSSVALGLLSGIFGGGAALGTLVYAWLGPRLPRWPVFTAVFLLVGAPRLVVFALEPGLPVLLVTMAVGGVLCGAINPILAVVEYERVPEDLRPTVLGVGGAGSSAGMPLGALLAGFAAQALGLPATLLLLAALYLVITLCPLVFPVWRRMDPA
- a CDS encoding ArsR/SmtB family transcription factor, which gives rise to MSEDWEWSTRLDARTLRGLAHPLRIQILGLLRAEGPATASGLAARLGESSGTTSWHLRQLAEHGFIEEDPDRGTKRDRWWRARHRYTEFDLADHRDDPAAREVLGVFLHGVADIHHRKTTEFLRTSEQWPEEWLRAAALADRLMWLRPEELTRLNADLEALLDRYERPRAEDDTPVTLQWQAFPRTRAPEGEK